GGCGTTGAGGGTGACCAGCAGCTCAAAGTCGCGCGTCCGCAACCTCTCCGCGGTCAGCCCCACCAGCGGGCTGCTCTCATCCAACACGTGATAGAATGTGAGGGGCAGGATTAAGAAGGGGCACTCCCCGCATGAGTCCATGTAGAAGTCCACAGCTGTCTGGTGGATCAGAGTCTTCTCGCCCTCCTCGGTCACGTTGGGCGAAAGCAGCTTGCCAATCAGCTGGCACTGGATCAGCAGGCTTTTCCTCATGTTGGCCACACGCACCATCAGACATAGCTTGCCATCGTGCCGGCAGATCACCGCCGACTGGCTGAACTTGATAGTCTCGGCCCGCTTCTTGGGTCGTGCCAGCTTGGCCAGGAAGGCCCCGGTCACGAAGATCTCAGCCAGGCCCGTGGTGACCAGCTGGACCACCAGGACGAAGATGGCCAGTGGACACTCGTCGGTAATGTAGCGGAAACCGTAGCCAATGGTGGTCTGCGACTccagggagaagaggaaggcGCCGGTAAGGGTCTCAACATTCATGATGCACGGCGTGTGGTTGGACAGCAGCTCACCCTTGAAGTCACCGTTGCCCATGCCGATGAAGTAGAAGATTACGCCAAAGAGGAACCAGGTCATGACGAAGGTGGAGGAGAACAGTGTGAGCTTGTAGCGCCACTTCATGTCCACCACCGTGGTCCAGATGTCATGGAGATAGAGCTTTACCATGCCCTCCACATTGTCAATGCGCACTTGGTTGTGTCCATCCTTGGAGACAATCCTCCGCTGGAAATCTGCCTTCTTGGTGGACATATTGGTCTTAAGTGTGTTCTCTTTGGTTGATAGTTTGTCAACCTATTTGCATGGCAAGCAGTGAGGCTGAAAAAGAAGAAGTAACAATGTTAGTCAATTGCAACAAACTAGGACACAGTAGGTAACACAGTTCAGGAATAGTTCAAGCATTAACTGGCATTTGGACAAATGTCAGTAACAAGAACATTCTCACTGGAGCTACTAGTTAGTTGGTTTAATCCAGGAATTAGGAGATTGATAAAATATCTCCACACACCTAATTTCACAACGAGCATATGTGACTAACCGTTTTGATATGTCCTCCATCTGATGTTGACATATGTATAGTACATCACTGAGCCAAAAACATTTCCTCAAATGTCTAAATATTGTGTAATACTGTATGTATTCCCCACTGTACATTCAAACAGGGTCTCTTTAATATTATATGCAAAACCATTACATTTTTGTAAATCTAAGATTCTTTATTTGCCAGTTAGCATGACACCGCAAGTACAATAATAGAGCTCCTTGTGACGGAAAGTTTAGGAATATTCTTTTCCTTATTGTTTTCCAGGGTTAATAAGCAATTATGTGAAGTTGTAAATTAACTCAGCAGGCAGCAACGCATTTTGTAGAATGTCTTATGTCATTAAATATACTTTTACCCCTCTAGATCTTAAAAATACAAGGAAGGTGTATACTCACATTTAGTGTTATTGCCTTCTCAGGTGTGTGGCTTCACTTGTTCTCAGTAGTTATAATCTGCAACATGAACCTGCTGTAATACCCTTCCTGGAGAGTTCCACAATGTCCCCACTCCTCTATTGCCCTTGCTTATGCACATTGAACTTTGGCATAATTATATTTAGGACAGTTTGTGAGAacaaaaaggagagagaaggaagaaaacTCCTTCAATGAGTTCTTGGCTACCTGTAGGTCAGCTTATATTTCAGGTGTAGGACAAACTCCACCTATCTACCCCACCAAACCAGGGGTAGGTATGGCAACAAGTGCTCCTTGTCACATTTTTTTCCTTCTCTGACCTCATGGTTTGTTTTGTAGTTCCATATATGATTGTTGTTGCTTTATACACACACCCTGATTTACTATCTCCAATGACTAATTATGTTCTGTCAGACATTCTAAATCATTGACCAGAAAATGAAAGGGAAGATACTGTATGATGTTGTTGCTAAAGACAAATGGAAAATTGTCAACGGAATTGGGTTAAATATAATGACATTTATTTAATTAAGAAAATGGCAAGTCAAGTCACAATCACACCATATCTAAAATCATCACATAAAAAATACAGCAATTGTTTTGCAAAGCGCATGTATGTAGGGAAATAGGGATTGGGGACCCATAACCCATGTCTAGCCAATGAAGAATCTGTGTAATTGGAAAACACAAGAAGTGTCTCTCCAGATGTAATGCAATCCTCTTTGTAACTATTGCTCTGTGACCTTGGATTAAGTTACAAGATGTGCAGATAAGAGCTCCTTGCGTTTGTCATTAACTGAGCTGAGGGCTGGTGCTACCAAGATATATGAACACTGAACTGTGGAAGGATGTCAATCCCTTGATATATTGACAGTTTTGTGTCTGCTTTTCCTTTtatctgtgtcagtgtgttgttcaGTGTCAGTGTATGGTTGACTGACATGTTAATTCTATTCATATTCATACTCATATTGAATTtaattatttcacttttgttatcTGCTCAGTAGCTATCAGGCCATGAATGGCttaatgtttctgtgtgtgtggggggacatTATCCTCATTAACTTTCATAACCAAGCACCCTGCACTTTGAGATATGCAACCAATGACTAAGGATCAgttacacatttataaagacagtTAATAGCTAATGCATCCTGTgcggctgcacacacacacacacacacacacacacacacacacacacacacacacacacacacacacacacacacacacacacacacacacacacacacggcatggCCTGAAGCAAAGACATTCATTTGCAAGAGTATCTTTATCTAAGTGGGCAGAGCTGAATAGATCATTAAATGAGAAAGTCAGTTTGTCGGCACTCAGTAGAGCGCCGCACCGCCGGCCCTCACATCTATTTTATAGGTCAGCGGCGGAGATAAGTTGGCCCAGACAAAGAAGTTAAAAGGAGCCTTCTGCCTTGATCTTAACCAATTGTTAAATTCacaaatcagcctgcttccccagtgtggtggaggggaggggacgggagtggagtggagtggagagggaaACGGCAACCTGGTCTtggagcatttcatattattctgtacgtaaaccTGAGAAGTCTATTAATTTGTGattacaatttgtatgatatttGTTACGAATGAGCAAAATATACAATATTTTACGAATTTGCAGaacatatgatatgttacctTTTTcaagccccacctgtttagctaaaaataaaattgtatatacagtaccagtcaaaagtttggacacacctactcattcaagggtttttctttatttttactattttctacattgtagaataatagtgaagacatacaaactatgaaataacacatatggaatcatgtagtaaccaaaaaagtgataaacaaatgaaaatatatttgagatttgagattcttcaaagtagccacaatttgccttgacgacagcttggcacgctcttggcattctctcaaccagcttcatgaggaatgcttttccaacagtcttgaaggagttcccacacatgctgagcacttgttggctgctttttcttcactctgtggtccaacttatcccaaaccatctcaagacGTCCATcttagctcactcattaatgtcttattCGATATTACGGCATGCCTCTTATCAGCTCatcattcccttatgccatagtttgtacatctcaattgttatattgcttatatacactatatattcaaaagtatgtggaaaccccttcaaatgagtggattctgctatttcagccacacccgttgctgacaggtgtataaaatcgagcacacagctatgcaaACTCCATAGCCAAAaaatggcagtagaatgaccttactgaatagctcagtgactttgaacGTTTCACCGTCtgaggatgccacttttccaacaagtcagttcgtcaaatttttaCCCTGCTAGAgtaggtcaactgtaagtgctgttattgttacGGTGAAGAGGAAAcatttaggagcaacaacagcttagccgcgggaccgccgagtgctgaagcgtgtagcgtgggaaaattgtctgtcctcggttgcaacactcaaatcaaatcaaatcaaattttatttgtcacatacacatggttagcagatgttaatgcgagtgtagcgaaatgcttgggcttctagttccgacaatgcagtaataacgaacaagtaatctaactaacaatttaaaaaaaactactgtcttatacacagtgtaaggggataaagaatatgtacataaggatatatgaatgagtgatggtacagagcagcataggcaagatacagtagatgatatcgagtacagtatatacatatgagatgagtatgtaaaccaagtggcatagttaaagtggctagtgatacatgtattacataaggatgcagtcgatgatatagagtacagtatctacgtatgcatatgagatgaataatgtagggtaagtaacattatataaggtagcattgtttaaagtggctagtgatatatttacatcatttcccatcaattcccattattaaagtggctggagtagagtcagtgtcattgacagtgtgttggcagtagccactcaatgttagtggtggctgtttaacagtctgatggccttgagatagaagctgtttttcagtctctcggtcccagctttgatgcacctgtactgacctcgccttctggatgacagcggggtgaacaggcagtggctcgggtggttgatgtccttaatgatctttatggccttcctgtagcatcgggtggtgtaggtgtcctggagggcaggtagtttgcccccggtgatgcgttgtgcagacctcactaccctctggagagccttacggttgagggcggtgcagttgccataccaggcggtgatacagcccgccaggatgctctcgattgtgcatctgtagaagtttgtgagtgcttttggtgacaagccgaatttcttcagcctcctgaggttgaagaggcgctgctgcgccttcctcacgatgctgtctgtgtgagtggaccaattcagtttgtctgtgatgtgtatgccgaggaacttaaaacttgctaccctctccactactgttccatcgatgtggatggggggtgttccctctgctgtttcctgaagtccacaatcatctccttagttttgttgacgttgagtgtgaggttattttcctgacaacacactccgagggccctcacctcctccctgtaggccgtctcgtcgttgttggtaatcaagcctaccactgttgtgtcgtccgcagacttgatgattgagttggaggcgtgcatggccacgcagtcgtgggtgaacagggagtacaggagagggctcagaacgcacccttgtggggccccagtgttgaggatcagcggggaggagatgttgttgcctaccctcaccacctgggggcggcccgtcaggaagtccagaacccagttgcacagggcggggtcgagacccagggtctcgagcttgatgacgagcttggagggtactatggtgttgaatgccgagctgtagtcgatgaacagcattctcacataggtattcctcttgtccagatgggttagggcagtgtgcagtgtggttgagattgcatcgtctgtggacctatttgggcggtaagcaaattggagtgggtcaagggtgtcaggtagggtggaggtgatatggtccttgactagtctctcaaagcacttcatgatgacggatgtgagtgctacgggcggtagtcgtttagctcagttaccttagctttcttgggaacaggaacaatggtggccctcttgaagcatgtgggaacagcagactggtatagggattgattgaatatgtccgtaaacacaccggccagctggtctgcgcatgctctgagggcgcggctggggatgccgtctgggcctgcagccttgcgagggttaacacgtttaaatgtcttactcacttcagctgcagtgaaggagagaccgcatgtttccgttgcaggccgtgtcagtggcactgtattgtcctcaaagcgggcaaaaaagttatttagtctgcctgggagcaagacatcctgtagtccgtgattgactgtagaccctgccacatgcctcttgtgtctgagccgttgaattgagattctactttgtctctgtactggcgcttagcttgtttgatagccttgcggagggaatagctgcactgtttgtattcagtcatgttaccagacaccttgccctgattaaaagcagtggttcgtgccttcagtttcacacgaatgctgccatcaatccacggtttctggttagggaatgttttaatcgttgctatgggaacgacatcttcaacgcacgttctaatgaactcgcacaccgaatcagcgtattcgtcaatgttgttgtctgacgcaatacgaaacatctcccagtccacgtgatggaagcagtcttggagtgtggagtcagcttggtcggaccagcgttggacagacctcagcgtgggagcttcttgttttagtttctgtctgtaggcagggatcaacaaaatggagtcgtggtcagcttttccgaaagggcagggccttatatgcgtcgcggaagttagagtaacaatgatccagggtctttccacccatggttgcgcaatcgatatgctgataaaatttagggagtcttgttttcagattagccttgttaaaatccccagctacaatgaatgcagcctccggataaatagtttccagtttgcagagagttaaataaagttcgttcagagccatcgatgtgtctgcttgggggatatatacggctgtgattataatcgaagagaattctcttggtagataatgcggtctacatttgattgtgaggaattctaaatcaggtgaacagaaggatttgagttcctgtatgtttctgtcatcacaccatgtcacgttagtcataaggcatacgccccgcccctcttcttaccagaaagatgttcgtttctgtccgcgcgatgcgtggagaaacccgctggctgcaccgcttcggattgcgtctctccggttagccatgtttccgtgaagcagagaacgttgcagtctctgatgtccctctggaatgctacccttgctcggatttcatcaaccttgttgtcaagagactggacattggcgagaagaatgctagggagtggtgcacgatgtgcccgtctccggagtctgaccagaagaccgcttcgtttccctctttttctgagtcgtttttttgggtcgctgcatgtaatccactccgttacactggttgtaaggcagaacacaggatccgcatcgcgaaaaacatattcttggtcgtactgatggtgagttgacgctgatcttatattcagtagttcttctcggctgtatgtaatgaaacctaagatgacctggggtactagtgtaagaaataacacgtaaaataacaaaaaactgcatagtttcctaggaacgcgaagcgaggcggccatctctgtcagcgccggaaGTTGTCCCTCACTCAACAACATCAGCAGAATAAGTGTTcatcgagagcttcatgaaatgggtatcaatggccgagcagccgccatgaatttggaatgagatcgtagacgagcaggtgtccacatacttttggtcatgtggtgtagGCCTATCTCATTAGTATCTTATTCATAATTTTAGGAAATGACAGAATGATTTCATTGTTTTGCTGACTTTGTGTATTATAATTAGCTCATGTGCTTTCCTTCACAAGCAGGGGATACTAAATATTGTTGTTGGTTCTGTAACCATGTCTGCCAGTGACAGTCTCTTCCCattcaaatatatacagttgaagtcggaagtttacatacaccttagccaaatacatttgaactcagtctttcacaattactaacatttaatcctcgtaaaaaataccctgtcttaggtcatttaggatcaccactttattttaagaatgtgaaatgtcagaataatagtagagagagaatgatttatttcagcttttctttctttcatcacattcccagtgggtcagaagtttacatacactcaattagtatttggtagcattgcctttaaattgtttaacttgggtcaaatgttttgggtagccttccacaagcttcccacaataagttgggtgaattttggcccattcctcctgacagagctggtgtaactgagtcaagtttgtaggcttccttgctcgcacacactttttcagttctgcccacaaatttcatataggattgaggtcagggctttgtgatggccactctaataccttgactctgttgtccttcagccatttagccacaactttggaagtatgcttggggtcattgttcagttggaagatccatttgcgaccaagctttaacttcctgattgatgtcttgagatgttgcttcaatatacacataattttcctccctcatgaagccatctattttgtgaagtgcaccagacccacctgcagtaaagcacccccacaacatgatgctgctacacccgtgcttcacggttgggatggtgttcttcggcttgcaagctgtagtctggcttttttatggcggttttggagcaatggcttcttccttgctgatatTTTGTAGCTGTTTgtacctccagcatcttcacaaggtcctttgctgttgttctgggattgatttacactttcgcacaaaagtacattcatctcttggagacagaacgcatctcttttctgagcggtatgaaggctgcgtgttcccatggtgtttatacttgcatactattgtttgtacagatgaacgtggtaccttcaggcatttagaaattgctcccaaggatgaaccagacatgtagaggtctacaattattctggcttatttcttttgatttccccttgatgtcaagcaaaggggtgctgagtttgaaggtaggccttgaaatacatccacaggtacacctccagttgactcaaatgatgtcaattagcctatcagaaaattctaaagccatgacataattttctggaattttccaagctgtttccaagctgtttaaaggcacagtcaacttagtgtatgtaaacttctgacccactggaattgtgatacagtgaattataagtgaaataatatgtctgtaaacaattgttggaaaaatgacttgattcatgcacaaagtagatgtcctaaccgacttgccaaaactatagtttgttaacaggaaatgtgtggagtggttgaaaaatgagttttaatgactccaacctatgtgtatgttaacttcctatccagatgggataggccaatgtgcagtgtgatggcggttgcattgtctgtggacctgttggggcggtatgcaaattgaagtggttctagggtggcaggtagggtggaggcgatataatccttgactagtctctcaaagcacttcatgatgacagaggtgagtgccaCGGGGCAATAGTTATTTTGTTCAGTTATCTTTACCTTctttggtacaggaacaatggtggccacaatgaagcatgtggggacagcagactgggatagggagcgattgaatatgtccgtaaacacaccagccagctggtcgcgcatgctctgaggatgtggctagggataccgtctgggccagcagccttgtgagggttaacacgtttaaacgtcttactcacttcggccacggagaaggagagtggGGGGGGCTGCAGTGCTTGGTAGCGGGCTGCGTCGGTgtcactgtattatcctcaaaatgggcaaagaaggtgtttagcttgtctggaagtGTAACAgttttcttcctcttctgaggaggagtaggaaggatcggaccaatatgcagcgtggtaagtgttcgtcattttatTCAACTGAACTGAACATAaaaaatacaaagtaacaaaagaccaaccgaaacagttctgtctggtaaacTACATACAATGACAGAaggcaactacccacaaatcatagtgggaaaacaggctgcctaagtatggttctcaatcagagacaacgataaacagctgcctctgattgggaaccataccaggccaaacacagaaatacaaacatagaatacaaaacatagaatgcccatcccaactcacgccctgaccaaactaaaacagagacataaaaaaggaactaaggtcaggacgtgacaggaagcaagacgtcggggttcgtgacgtggctggttttctttttgtagtccgtaatttcCACATAATTCTCATGTCTgggccgttgaattgcgactccatttTGTCCTTATACCGACATTTCACTtgcttgattgccttgcggagggaataactacactgtttatattcggccatattccacaacctctttccatggttgaaTGCGGTGgttcacggtttctggttggagtAGGTTTTaaaagtcacagtgggtacaacatctccaatgcactttctaataaactcactcaccgagtcagcgtataaatcaatgttattgtctgaggcttcccggaacattttccagtccacgtgatcaaaaccaTCTTGAAGCGtgaattccgattggtcagaccagcgttgaatggttctagtcacaggtacatactgtttgagtttctgcctataggacggtACGAACAAGATGGAGTCGTGGTCGGATTTtccaaagggagggcgggggagggccttgtatgcatcatggaagttagagtagcagtagtCGAGTGTTTGCTCGAGCGGGTACAACAGTCAATGtgctggtagaatttaggtagtcttgttctcaaattagctttgttaaaacttgttagggataGGGTCCAGTTTCCTGAATTTCTGcctgactgatgtgcccaaagtaaactgcctgttactcaggcccagaagccaggatatgcagaTAGAAAACACTTTTAAGTTTCTAAACTGTTAAAATTTCTGAGactataacagaattgatatggcaagcaaaaaaaatgtttttttggggtcccAGCTTCTTACAATGGAAACCAATTGTTTCTATGTAAAATCcgtctcccagattgcaattcctatggcttccactagatgtcaacagtctttattcaaggtttcaggcttgttttttgaaaaacaagCAAGATTTGGAGTTTTGGTGAGAAGAGCACCGGAACAAAATCATTCTTTCGGCGCGCAAGGGAGAGGGTGTGCACTTCCTAattttcctttcctattgaacatactactttccgtatgaaatatgatagtttatttacattttagagtacctgaggattgaatagaaATGTCATTAGACTTGTTTGGCCGAAGTTTAGCTGTAGCTTTTTGGActtctttgtctgcatgttgaacaagtGTATTACTGAAATTGATGGTgtcaactaaactgacttttggggatataaagaaggattttacctaacaaaacgaccattcatgttgtagctgggaccctttggattgcaaacagaggaagatcttcaaaagtaagtgatttatttaatcgctattaAACTACAAAGTTTTTTaaatctccagctacaataaatgcagcctcaggatata
Above is a window of Oncorhynchus tshawytscha isolate Ot180627B linkage group LG30, Otsh_v2.0, whole genome shotgun sequence DNA encoding:
- the kcnj15 gene encoding ATP-sensitive inward rectifier potassium channel 15; the protein is MSTKKADFQRRIVSKDGHNQVRIDNVEGMVKLYLHDIWTTVVDMKWRYKLTLFSSTFVMTWFLFGVIFYFIGMGNGDFKGELLSNHTPCIMNVETLTGAFLFSLESQTTIGYGFRYITDECPLAIFVLVVQLVTTGLAEIFVTGAFLAKLARPKKRAETIKFSQSAVICRHDGKLCLMVRVANMRKSLLIQCQLIGKLLSPNVTEEGEKTLIHQTAVDFYMDSCGECPFLILPLTFYHVLDESSPLVGLTAERLRTRDFELLVTLNATMESTAATCQSRTSFVPQEILWGYEFKPVLFSTPSGRYVADFNFFDKVQLSSDPTLLSNNTEKLKLEEVYKKE